TCAACCGGTTCAGGTTCTTTGGCCGGACCAGCCCCGGTCTCAGACCGGGCGCCTGAGCCGCCGCCCATAAATTTTACAGTCTGGGCTTGTACCTTTATTTTCGAGCGTTTCTCTCCGGTTTTGGACTGCCAGGAATCAAGCTGTAGACTACCCTCTATCAGAGCCTGCGATCCTTTCTTTAAATACTGAGCGCAGTTTTCGGCCTGCTTTTTCCAGACATTTATATCAATAAACAAGACCTCTTCCTTCTGCTCGCCCTGCTTTGTGGTATACTTGCGGTTTACGGCCATGCCGAATTTACAAATCGGAACGCCCGACGGCGTGTAACTTAATTCCGGATCACGGGTCAGATTACCCATCAAAAAAACCTTGTTTAAGTAAGCCATATCATTCCTCCGTTTTGCTTACGCGTGCGTTGCTTTAGTCGCTACGACCGG
Above is a window of Candidatus Brocadiia bacterium DNA encoding:
- a CDS encoding single-stranded DNA-binding protein; translation: MAYLNKVFLMGNLTRDPELSYTPSGVPICKFGMAVNRKYTTKQGEQKEEVLFIDINVWKKQAENCAQYLKKGSQALIEGSLQLDSWQSKTGEKRSKIKVQAQTVKFMGGGSGARSETGAGPAKEPEPVDSEPISNVDVPEGPEEEVPF